The sequence below is a genomic window from Nostoc flagelliforme CCNUN1.
TCCGCAGGAGTTATTGCGTTGCGAAAAAAATGGATAAAATCAAGCTTAATTCAACAAAACTTTATAGTACGTATTGAAAATTATTATCCTGAGTAATTTAGTATCCACTACACCAACTCTACTACAGAATTTAATAGGAAATAGCTTTGATTACTTATTTATCCGGTATCTTTAAAATCTCAAACCATACATAGGTAAAGCGATATAGTTATAGATAATATCTATCTAAATTTATTAACTCATTGGGAAAATCTTCTGTAATTTTGCGTATAATCAAAAAGTATCTCCTAAAGTTGTCAGCTTGAGGTTTTCTTTCCTCAGCTATTGTTGCATGGGTTAGAGTTATCAATTAGATAAAAGCAAAACACAAGTCATTCCTAACTGGGCACTATTCTATTGTTCGCGGTAAGGCTCCTCTGTATTGCCCAAGTAAATACTATGAATCCTAATAAAATCTTCTGGAGGAGAGATGTATTTGGCACATTCATTCATGAGTGATGAAAAGAAGCAAAACTCTCACCAGCCTTTGATTTTGGCAGTGGAAGACCATGATGATAGTCTCCTGCTAATTAGTTATGCTCTTGAGTCAATGGGTTATAGATTCATTTGTCAAACAGATTGTTCTGCAACGCTGCTGGTAGCTAAAGAATATCAACCAGACTTAATTTTGTTGGATATTTTGTTACCAGGTCTTAGCGGTATGGATGTTGTGCGTCATCTAAAGCAAGAACCCCTAACTTGCACAATTCCAGTGGTGGCTGTCACAGCTTTAGCTAGCACGGAGGATCGTGAGCGTATTCTCAAGGCAGGATTTAATGATTACATCAGTAAGCCTTATATGCTTGAGGAATTAGAGGCTATAATTCGCCGTGAGCTGGGAAGAAAATTCACCCCTTACCCAGCTTTGAAGCTTTGTCAGGATTAGCAGTCGAGCATAAAAATATGAAGGTGAAGGTGAAGGA
It includes:
- a CDS encoding response regulator, giving the protein MYLAHSFMSDEKKQNSHQPLILAVEDHDDSLLLISYALESMGYRFICQTDCSATLLVAKEYQPDLILLDILLPGLSGMDVVRHLKQEPLTCTIPVVAVTALASTEDRERILKAGFNDYISKPYMLEELEAIIRRELGRKFTPYPALKLCQD